Proteins encoded by one window of Superficieibacter sp. HKU1:
- a CDS encoding PTS transporter subunit EIIC produces MSSLYQSMVAVIEQSITPLAGRLGQQKYVIAIRDGFTAALPFMIIGSFMLVFIFPPFSAETTNSFARGWLDFSQNYREQLMLPFNLSMGVMTFFISVGIGASLGRQFNLDPVMSGLLAFMAFLLVAAPYADGKISTQYLSGQGIFTALITAIYSTRVYAWLKQNNVTIRLPKEVPTGVARSFEILIPVLVVIATLHPLNLLIEAKTGMIIPQAIMHLLEPLVSASDSLPAILLSVLLCQIFWFAGIHGSLIVTGIMNPFWMANLSANQAALAAGAALPHVYLQGFWDHYLLIGGVGSTLPLAFLLLRSRVTHLRTIGKMGVVPSFFNINEPILFGAPIIMNPMLFIPFVCVPLVNACLAYAATRMGWLEQVVSLTPWTTPAPIGASWAANWALSPVIMCFICMAMSALMYLPFLRAYERSLIKTEEQKAQSSVPAAETVNSNSL; encoded by the coding sequence ATGAGTTCGCTCTATCAGTCAATGGTTGCCGTCATTGAACAATCCATCACCCCGCTCGCTGGCCGTCTGGGGCAGCAAAAGTACGTGATAGCGATCCGTGACGGCTTTACCGCCGCGCTGCCATTTATGATCATCGGTTCGTTTATGCTGGTGTTTATTTTTCCGCCGTTCTCTGCTGAAACCACTAATAGCTTCGCACGCGGCTGGCTGGATTTTTCCCAGAACTATCGGGAACAGCTTATGTTGCCGTTTAACCTTAGCATGGGCGTAATGACCTTTTTCATCTCGGTGGGGATCGGGGCCAGCCTGGGCCGCCAGTTTAATCTCGATCCAGTGATGTCCGGTCTGCTGGCCTTTATGGCATTTTTGCTGGTCGCGGCCCCGTATGCCGACGGCAAAATATCAACGCAGTACCTGTCAGGTCAGGGGATTTTTACGGCACTGATCACCGCGATTTACTCGACACGCGTTTATGCCTGGCTGAAGCAGAACAATGTCACCATTCGCCTGCCGAAAGAAGTCCCGACCGGCGTGGCGCGTTCATTTGAAATCCTGATCCCGGTGCTGGTAGTGATCGCCACGCTGCATCCGCTCAATCTGCTGATCGAAGCGAAAACCGGGATGATTATTCCGCAGGCCATTATGCACCTGCTTGAACCGCTGGTCTCCGCCTCGGATTCCCTTCCTGCAATCCTGCTGTCGGTGCTGCTGTGCCAGATTTTCTGGTTTGCCGGTATCCACGGTTCGCTGATCGTCACTGGCATAATGAACCCGTTCTGGATGGCAAACCTGTCGGCAAACCAGGCCGCGCTGGCTGCGGGGGCCGCTCTGCCGCACGTTTACCTGCAAGGTTTCTGGGACCACTATCTGCTCATCGGCGGCGTAGGTTCAACGCTACCGCTGGCCTTCCTGCTACTGCGCAGCCGGGTGACGCACCTGCGTACTATCGGCAAAATGGGCGTCGTGCCCAGTTTCTTTAACATTAACGAACCGATTTTGTTCGGCGCACCGATCATCATGAACCCTATGCTGTTCATTCCGTTCGTCTGCGTCCCGCTGGTCAACGCCTGTCTGGCTTACGCCGCTACGCGTATGGGCTGGCTGGAACAGGTCGTCTCACTGACACCGTGGACGACACCTGCGCCTATCGGGGCGTCGTGGGCAGCGAACTGGGCGCTCAGTCCGGTGATCATGTGCTTCATCTGTATGGCAATGTCGGCGCTGATGTATCTGCCTTTCCTTCGCGCCTATGAACGCTCGTTGATCAAAACCGAAGAGCAGAAAGCGCAAAGCAGCGTGCCTGCCGCTGAAACCGTCAACAGCAATTCTTTGTGA
- a CDS encoding PTS sugar transporter subunit IIB, with translation MYKIMLCCSAGMSTSLLVRKMEEVAAQRALPVKIDAYGVSEFDMQFPQYQVVLLGPQVKYMLKTLSEKAATHGIPVQAIDMMDYGMQRGDKVLDYALSLIEAAH, from the coding sequence ATGTACAAGATTATGCTGTGTTGTTCCGCCGGGATGTCTACCAGTCTGCTGGTGAGAAAGATGGAAGAAGTCGCTGCCCAGCGTGCGCTGCCAGTGAAAATTGATGCTTACGGCGTTTCCGAATTTGATATGCAGTTTCCGCAATATCAGGTGGTGCTGCTCGGACCGCAGGTAAAATATATGTTAAAAACACTCTCCGAAAAGGCTGCCACTCACGGCATTCCCGTTCAGGCCATTGATATGATGGATTACGGTATGCAGCGCGGTGACAAGGTGCTGGATTACGCTCTGTCGCTCATCGAAGCGGCACATTAA
- a CDS encoding MBL fold metallo-hydrolase has product MNITQIRNATQLITYGGSRFLIDPMLADKDAYPGFAGSARAELRNPRTALPLPLATLLDVDAIIVTHTHLDHWDDAAAALIPKSMLIFVQNESDRDLLREQGFSQLKVLGETTHFGDITLIKTDGQHGPDEAYANAELAARLGDACGLVFMHPQEKTLYLAGDTIWVPPVETTLRQYQPDVVVLNAGWAHIIGVGAIIMGSEDLLRTHRIVPQARIIATHMEAVNHCLLTRAQLREYVDANQFGDRVSIPQDGETVTC; this is encoded by the coding sequence ATGAACATCACACAAATTCGTAACGCCACTCAACTTATTACCTATGGTGGGAGCCGTTTTCTCATCGACCCAATGCTGGCAGACAAAGACGCATACCCCGGTTTTGCGGGTTCGGCGCGGGCCGAACTGCGTAACCCGCGTACTGCGCTGCCCCTTCCGCTGGCGACATTGCTGGATGTGGATGCGATAATCGTCACGCATACCCATCTCGATCACTGGGATGATGCCGCCGCCGCGCTGATCCCCAAATCAATGCTGATTTTTGTGCAAAATGAAAGCGATCGGGATCTGCTGCGGGAGCAGGGATTCAGCCAGCTCAAGGTGCTCGGCGAGACCACGCACTTCGGCGATATCACTCTGATCAAAACTGACGGTCAACATGGCCCCGATGAAGCTTATGCGAATGCGGAACTCGCCGCGCGTCTTGGCGATGCCTGTGGCCTGGTGTTTATGCATCCACAGGAAAAGACGCTGTACCTGGCTGGCGATACGATCTGGGTTCCGCCGGTGGAAACCACGTTGCGTCAATATCAGCCGGATGTTGTCGTACTGAACGCCGGATGGGCGCATATTATTGGCGTGGGAGCGATTATCATGGGAAGCGAAGATTTACTCAGAACACATCGGATAGTACCGCAGGCACGTATTATCGCGACCCATATGGAAGCAGTAAATCATTGCCTTCTGACGCGTGCGCAGTTGCGCGAGTATGTTGATGCCAACCAGTTTGGTGACAGAGTGAGCATTCCGCAGGATGGCGAAACCGTTACCTGTTAA
- a CDS encoding helix-turn-helix domain-containing protein — MSALAVALVVTPNFSPFHLSVPCILFGDGIATRNLFNLKICAQTPGSVNSASGFSVAATHGFDAIAQADIVIVPFWHSVNERPPQALLDSLVAAHRNGAQVVGLCLGAFVLGYAGLLDGRHAATHWEYEQDFQRLFPQAKLDINALYRDDDRLITSAGTAAALDCCLYIIRQRFGSATANQIARRMIVPPHREGGQAQFIEHSVPQTTQDVRINTLIEHLRDNLNQPHDLEALAALASMSRRTLTRHFMKATGQTVADWIGAERLRRSQMLLESGDLSVERVAEHVGFQSAVTFRQQFKRHFGVSPGEWRKTFRGQA, encoded by the coding sequence ATGTCAGCGCTGGCCGTCGCCCTTGTCGTTACGCCGAATTTCAGCCCGTTTCACCTTTCCGTACCGTGCATTCTTTTTGGCGACGGCATTGCCACCCGCAACCTGTTCAACCTGAAAATATGTGCGCAAACGCCAGGCTCGGTGAACTCGGCTTCGGGATTCTCAGTGGCGGCAACCCACGGTTTTGACGCCATTGCGCAGGCCGACATTGTGATCGTACCGTTCTGGCATAGCGTCAACGAGCGTCCACCGCAGGCGCTTCTCGACAGTCTGGTGGCGGCGCACCGTAACGGCGCACAGGTGGTCGGATTGTGCCTCGGCGCGTTTGTTCTCGGCTATGCCGGGCTGCTGGACGGTCGCCATGCGGCAACCCACTGGGAGTACGAGCAGGATTTTCAGCGGCTTTTTCCGCAGGCAAAGTTAGATATTAACGCGCTTTATCGCGATGATGATCGGCTGATCACTTCTGCGGGCACGGCGGCGGCGCTGGATTGCTGCCTGTATATCATACGCCAGCGTTTCGGCAGCGCGACGGCAAACCAAATCGCCCGGCGGATGATTGTGCCGCCGCACCGCGAAGGTGGCCAGGCGCAGTTTATTGAACATTCTGTACCGCAAACGACCCAGGATGTACGTATCAATACCCTGATTGAGCACCTGCGGGATAATCTGAACCAGCCTCACGACCTTGAGGCGCTGGCGGCGCTGGCGTCTATGAGTCGCCGCACGCTGACGCGGCATTTTATGAAGGCCACCGGGCAGACGGTCGCCGACTGGATCGGTGCAGAACGTTTACGCCGCAGCCAGATGCTGCTGGAGAGCGGCGATCTGTCCGTTGAGCGGGTGGCGGAGCACGTTGGTTTTCAGTCAGCGGTGACTTTCCGCCAGCAATTTAAACGCCACTTCGGCGTCAGTCCTGGCGAGTGGCGTAAAACCTTTCGCGGTCAGGCGTAG
- a CDS encoding GNAT family N-acetyltransferase has protein sequence MELTVTQTVTPEDQEELLNGLRVYNSQFIDASGWGRLGVYARDENGKMTGGVIADQKGEWLCIQYLWVSDAMRGSGLGTKLMAAAEHQAQEMGCLNAMVDTVSFQALPFYQKKGYQLKMTLEDFPQKGMQRHYLAKAL, from the coding sequence ATGGAACTCACCGTGACGCAAACTGTTACCCCGGAGGATCAAGAAGAGCTCCTTAACGGGTTACGGGTATATAACAGCCAGTTTATTGACGCCAGCGGCTGGGGCAGGTTGGGCGTTTATGCCCGCGATGAGAATGGGAAGATGACCGGTGGGGTGATTGCAGATCAGAAAGGGGAGTGGCTGTGTATTCAGTATCTGTGGGTGAGCGACGCCATGCGCGGTTCCGGGTTGGGGACCAAACTTATGGCCGCCGCCGAACACCAGGCGCAGGAGATGGGCTGCCTGAACGCTATGGTAGATACCGTCAGTTTCCAGGCGCTGCCGTTTTACCAGAAAAAGGGCTATCAGCTTAAGATGACGCTGGAGGATTTCCCGCAGAAGGGGATGCAGCGGCACTATCTGGCGAAAGCGCTGTAA
- the nhaA gene encoding Na+/H+ antiporter NhaA — translation MFQSASAGGIVLIIASAAAIAVANSSLVEIYRWLLHYSIAGLSLELWVNDALMAIFFLLVGLEIKRELLIGQLATWGQRALPGLAALGGMAVPALIYLGFNLSNGETIAGWAIPSATDIAFALGVLALLGSRVPISLKIFLSALAVLDDMGAVIIIALFYTGGISAAMLAAAAGIVVLLMVMNRMGVKRLTPYLLAGALLWFFMLQSGVHATIAGILLALFIPLKGKDEQQDAPLDKLEHALSPWVTFLILPLFGFANAGVSLSGLTMDDLLSPVPVGVALGLFIGKQIGVFGMALLAIKTGLAPRPHGSSWSQIYGVSVLCGIGFTMSLFIGNLAFARSPLLVDEVKIGVLAGSIVAALVGMLILRFSSSRNESHKAH, via the coding sequence ATGTTTCAGTCGGCTTCTGCCGGAGGGATCGTCCTCATCATTGCGTCGGCGGCAGCCATCGCCGTCGCTAACTCCTCGCTGGTCGAAATATATCGCTGGCTGCTCCATTACTCCATTGCCGGGTTGAGCCTTGAGCTATGGGTCAATGATGCGCTAATGGCCATTTTCTTTCTGCTGGTGGGGCTGGAGATCAAACGTGAACTGCTGATCGGCCAACTGGCGACCTGGGGACAACGAGCGCTTCCCGGTCTGGCCGCGCTGGGCGGGATGGCGGTTCCGGCACTCATCTACCTGGGCTTTAACCTCAGCAATGGCGAAACCATCGCGGGCTGGGCGATCCCTTCTGCTACGGACATCGCCTTTGCACTGGGCGTGCTGGCGCTGCTCGGTAGCCGTGTGCCGATCTCACTGAAAATTTTCCTTTCTGCGCTGGCGGTTCTTGATGATATGGGCGCAGTTATTATCATTGCGCTTTTCTATACCGGCGGGATCTCTGCCGCGATGCTGGCGGCAGCGGCCGGCATTGTCGTGCTGCTTATGGTAATGAACCGAATGGGCGTAAAACGCCTCACCCCTTATTTACTGGCGGGGGCCCTGTTGTGGTTCTTTATGTTGCAGTCCGGCGTGCATGCCACTATCGCAGGGATTTTGCTGGCGCTGTTCATTCCGCTTAAGGGTAAAGATGAACAGCAGGACGCGCCGCTGGACAAACTTGAACATGCGCTTTCACCGTGGGTGACATTCCTGATCCTGCCGCTGTTTGGCTTCGCCAACGCGGGCGTGTCGTTGAGCGGACTGACGATGGACGACCTGCTTTCGCCTGTACCCGTAGGCGTGGCGCTGGGGCTGTTCATTGGTAAGCAGATTGGCGTGTTTGGCATGGCGCTGTTGGCCATTAAGACCGGTCTGGCTCCTCGTCCGCATGGCAGCTCGTGGTCGCAGATCTATGGTGTATCCGTGCTGTGCGGCATTGGTTTTACCATGAGTCTGTTTATCGGTAACCTGGCATTTGCCCGTTCACCGCTGCTGGTGGATGAAGTGAAAATCGGCGTGCTGGCAGGCTCCATTGTGGCAGCGCTGGTCGGTATGCTGATCCTGCGTTTTTCGTCCTCCAGAAACGAGTCGCACAAGGCACATTGA
- a CDS encoding glycoside hydrolase family 1 protein, with protein sequence MKYTFPAGFWWGSASSALQTEGESQRGGKSQTTWDIWYSRQPWRFHQGIGPDETSTFYQHWKQDIALLKQLNHNSFRTSLSWSRLIPDGTGEVNPEAVAFYNKVIDELLAQGITPFITLFHFDMPMVMQEKGGWENREVVAAFARYAETCFTLFGDRVKHWFTFNEPIVPVEGGYLYDFHYPNVVDFRRAATVAYHTVLAHASAVRRWRAGHYAGEIGIVLNLTPSYPRSENPADVKAAHYADLLFNRSFLDPVLRGEYPQDLVELLKQYDQLPLCEPGDSALIADGKIDLLGINYYQPRRVKCRDSAVNPDAPFMPEWLFDHYEMPGRQMNPYRGWEIYAPGIYDILTNLRVNYNNPRCFISENGMGVENEARFIDGGQIKDSYRIEFVASHLAWLHKGISEGCQCLGYHMWTFIDNWSWCNGYKNRYGFVQLDVITQQRIVKESGEWFAAVAASIGFDKE encoded by the coding sequence ATGAAATATACATTTCCCGCAGGCTTCTGGTGGGGGAGCGCCAGCTCGGCGCTACAAACCGAAGGGGAAAGTCAGCGCGGCGGTAAGAGCCAGACGACGTGGGATATCTGGTACTCACGTCAGCCGTGGCGCTTTCATCAGGGGATCGGCCCGGATGAGACGTCGACGTTTTACCAGCACTGGAAGCAGGATATCGCCCTGTTAAAGCAGTTAAATCATAACAGCTTTCGTACCTCACTCAGTTGGTCACGGCTGATCCCGGACGGCACTGGCGAGGTTAACCCCGAAGCGGTGGCGTTCTACAACAAGGTGATCGATGAACTGCTGGCACAGGGAATTACGCCATTTATTACCCTGTTCCACTTCGATATGCCGATGGTGATGCAGGAAAAAGGCGGCTGGGAAAATCGTGAAGTCGTTGCCGCGTTTGCCCGCTACGCGGAAACCTGTTTTACGCTTTTCGGCGATCGCGTGAAGCATTGGTTCACCTTTAATGAGCCAATCGTACCGGTAGAAGGCGGTTATCTGTATGACTTTCATTATCCGAATGTGGTCGATTTTCGCCGGGCGGCGACGGTGGCTTACCATACGGTGCTGGCCCATGCTTCTGCGGTCCGCCGCTGGCGTGCCGGGCACTACGCAGGTGAAATTGGCATTGTACTTAATTTGACGCCATCTTATCCCCGTTCAGAAAATCCGGCGGATGTGAAAGCGGCGCACTACGCTGACCTCCTGTTTAATCGCAGCTTTCTGGATCCCGTATTGCGTGGGGAATATCCACAGGATTTAGTGGAACTGCTTAAGCAATACGACCAGCTTCCGCTTTGCGAGCCAGGCGATAGCGCGCTGATTGCCGATGGCAAAATCGACCTGCTGGGGATTAACTATTACCAGCCGCGCCGGGTGAAATGTCGGGACAGCGCCGTTAACCCCGATGCGCCGTTTATGCCTGAGTGGTTATTTGACCATTACGAGATGCCCGGTCGGCAAATGAATCCTTATCGCGGCTGGGAAATTTATGCACCGGGTATTTACGATATTCTGACTAATTTACGTGTTAATTATAATAACCCACGCTGTTTTATTTCTGAGAATGGGATGGGTGTTGAAAACGAAGCGCGCTTTATTGATGGCGGGCAAATAAAAGACAGTTATCGAATTGAATTTGTCGCCAGCCATCTTGCCTGGTTGCATAAAGGAATTAGCGAGGGCTGCCAGTGTCTTGGATATCATATGTGGACGTTTATTGATAACTGGTCATGGTGCAATGGGTATAAAAATCGTTATGGTTTTGTCCAGCTCGATGTAATCACGCAGCAGCGGATCGTTAAAGAGAGTGGTGAATGGTTCGCTGCCGTCGCCGCCAGTATTGGTTTTGATAAAGAGTGA
- a CDS encoding DMT family transporter encodes MGSTKKGIMYVLFAAVLWGSSGVCAQFIMQESQISAPFLTMIRLLFSGFILLTLSFIHGDKIFSILKTPKDAISLLMFTVVGALTVQLTFLVTIEKSNAATATVLQFLSPSIIVAWFAAVRKKRPAALVFLAIFTSLAGTFLLVTHGDPTSLSISPAALIWGIISAFSAAFYTTYPSTLIARFGTLPVVGWSMLLGGAMLLPFYAGNETDFVVNGGLLLAFFYLVVIGTALTFSMYLKGAQMIGGPKASILSCAEPLSSALLSLLLLGITFTLPDWLGTLLILSSVVLIAMDSRRKGYAKKPVNVDGRQE; translated from the coding sequence ATGGGATCGACCAAAAAAGGGATTATGTACGTCCTGTTCGCTGCCGTGCTGTGGGGCAGTTCCGGCGTATGCGCGCAGTTTATAATGCAGGAGAGCCAGATCTCCGCGCCGTTCCTGACCATGATCCGACTCCTGTTCTCCGGTTTTATTCTGTTAACGCTGTCGTTCATCCACGGCGATAAAATTTTCTCTATCCTGAAAACGCCAAAGGATGCCATCAGCCTGCTGATGTTTACCGTGGTCGGCGCGCTGACCGTCCAGTTGACGTTCCTCGTCACCATTGAGAAATCAAACGCGGCGACGGCGACCGTCCTGCAATTCTTATCCCCGTCGATTATCGTCGCCTGGTTTGCTGCCGTGCGCAAAAAGCGCCCCGCCGCGCTGGTGTTTCTGGCGATCTTTACCTCGCTGGCGGGCACCTTCCTGCTGGTGACGCACGGCGACCCGACCTCGCTGTCAATTTCTCCTGCGGCGCTGATCTGGGGGATTATTTCGGCGTTTTCCGCCGCTTTTTATACGACGTATCCCTCTACATTGATTGCCCGCTTCGGCACGCTACCGGTCGTCGGCTGGAGTATGCTGCTGGGCGGCGCGATGCTGCTGCCATTCTACGCCGGAAATGAAACCGATTTTGTGGTGAACGGCGGCCTGCTGCTGGCGTTTTTCTATCTGGTGGTGATCGGTACGGCGTTGACCTTCAGCATGTATCTGAAGGGCGCGCAGATGATCGGCGGACCGAAAGCCAGCATTCTTAGCTGCGCGGAACCGCTGAGCAGCGCGTTACTCTCGCTGCTGCTGCTGGGCATTACCTTTACGCTGCCGGACTGGCTCGGTACGCTGCTGATCCTCTCCTCGGTGGTGCTGATTGCGATGGATTCGCGGCGTAAAGGGTACGCAAAGAAACCGGTTAACGTCGACGGACGTCAGGAATAA
- a CDS encoding PTS lactose/cellobiose transporter subunit IIA encodes MIILEEAVMEIIVNAGQSRSLCFEALQAARDGNFDEANSLLREADGYARDAHKMQTKLIEQDAGEARQPMTLIMVHAQDHLMTSLLARELAGEIIHLYQR; translated from the coding sequence ATGATTATATTAGAAGAAGCCGTCATGGAAATTATCGTCAATGCAGGCCAGTCGCGCAGCCTGTGTTTTGAAGCATTGCAGGCCGCGCGCGACGGTAATTTTGACGAGGCTAACAGCCTGCTGCGCGAAGCCGATGGTTACGCCCGCGATGCGCATAAGATGCAGACCAAACTGATCGAACAGGATGCCGGAGAAGCCAGGCAGCCAATGACCTTAATTATGGTTCACGCCCAGGATCATTTAATGACGTCACTACTGGCGCGTGAACTGGCAGGTGAAATTATTCATCTTTATCAACGTTAA
- a CDS encoding LacI family DNA-binding transcriptional regulator, with the protein MSTINDVSRLAGVSKATVSRVLSGTRGVKEASRQAVLKAVEELNYRPNVIAQSLFSQSTGCIGVICAQDNINQTTGYLYALEKQLSQHQKHLLLRFANTKNDVMSALDELSCGLCDDILIIGARFPLTIQQDNVIQVDCSVSGDVNSIQFDHAFAAETACHYLISQNRRQIALIQPGGSGFTEQVLLGYKHALEKNFLPFNRNLVFMECTSSSVALQELLNNATTLNFNALLVADEQEAQRVIPQLQAFNKSVPDDIMVFSLAGSLQLPGIPTIPAIEYSMDAMAARIVSWLNEKTQNVLDSCVLRGDLIIPDVRRR; encoded by the coding sequence ATGTCTACAATCAACGATGTATCGCGTTTAGCTGGGGTATCTAAAGCCACAGTTTCACGGGTGTTGAGCGGCACGCGCGGCGTGAAAGAGGCCAGTCGACAAGCAGTATTGAAAGCGGTCGAGGAGCTTAACTATCGGCCAAATGTGATTGCACAATCACTGTTCAGCCAGTCGACGGGCTGCATCGGGGTGATTTGCGCCCAGGATAATATTAATCAGACTACCGGTTATCTTTACGCGCTGGAAAAACAACTCAGCCAGCATCAAAAACATCTTCTGCTGCGGTTCGCCAATACTAAAAACGACGTCATGAGCGCGCTTGATGAGCTAAGCTGCGGCCTGTGTGATGATATATTAATTATCGGTGCCCGCTTTCCGCTCACTATTCAGCAGGATAATGTCATTCAGGTGGACTGCTCGGTGTCCGGCGATGTAAACAGCATCCAGTTTGATCATGCTTTTGCGGCGGAAACCGCCTGTCATTATCTTATCAGCCAGAATCGCCGTCAGATTGCGCTTATCCAGCCGGGCGGCAGCGGGTTTACCGAGCAGGTACTGCTGGGCTATAAGCACGCGCTGGAAAAAAACTTTCTGCCATTTAACCGCAATCTGGTCTTTATGGAGTGTACGTCTTCTTCCGTTGCGCTTCAGGAACTGCTGAATAACGCCACGACCCTGAATTTTAACGCGTTGCTGGTGGCGGACGAGCAGGAGGCACAGCGGGTGATCCCCCAGCTCCAGGCGTTTAATAAGTCAGTACCGGACGACATTATGGTCTTCAGCCTTGCCGGATCGTTACAACTCCCTGGGATCCCGACGATACCAGCCATTGAATATTCTATGGATGCGATGGCCGCGCGTATTGTCAGTTGGCTGAATGAAAAAACGCAAAACGTTCTCGATTCCTGTGTTTTGCGCGGAGATTTAATTATTCCTGACGTCCGTCGACGTTAA
- a CDS encoding cupin domain-containing protein: protein MKIIRSGSIASAQGPEAYFSGRVRIDAPFSADAPARVGGATVTFEPGARTAWHTHPLGQTLIVTQGKGWIQCKGEAIQEMHQGDIVWIPEGVKHWHGATPENAMTHIAIAEAVDGSPVTWMEKVTDEQYRQ, encoded by the coding sequence ATGAAAATTATTCGTAGCGGATCTATCGCCTCAGCGCAGGGGCCAGAGGCATATTTTAGCGGTCGCGTGCGTATCGATGCGCCGTTCAGCGCCGATGCTCCCGCTCGCGTAGGCGGCGCGACGGTGACCTTTGAACCTGGCGCGCGTACCGCGTGGCATACGCATCCGCTGGGCCAGACGCTGATCGTGACGCAGGGCAAAGGCTGGATCCAGTGTAAGGGCGAGGCGATTCAGGAGATGCATCAGGGCGATATCGTCTGGATACCGGAAGGGGTGAAACACTGGCACGGCGCGACGCCGGAGAATGCGATGACCCATATCGCCATTGCCGAAGCGGTCGATGGCAGCCCGGTCACGTGGATGGAGAAAGTGACCGACGAGCAGTATCGGCAGTAA
- a CDS encoding LysR family transcriptional regulator, translated as MLKENFNDLIAFLVVAQEKSFTRAAAKLGLSQSALSHSMRALEERMGIRLLTRTTRSVSPTEAGERLIERIGPHFQDIENELSSLKDMRDIPAGNIRLTAGEHAVDYVLWPVLRDFMARWPDINVEVTVDNALMDIVTQRFDAGIRLGEAVAKDMIAIPVSPPMRMVVVGSPAYLRQRGTPVVPADLQQHRCVNMRLPTAGGLLPWEFSRDGKALKVRVEGQLTINALHHRIEAARDGMGLVYIPEDSIAREIANGELVRVLDEWCEPFPGYYLYYPSRRQHTTAFSLFVEAMRLP; from the coding sequence ATGCTGAAAGAAAATTTTAACGATCTGATCGCCTTCCTGGTGGTAGCGCAGGAAAAGAGCTTTACCCGCGCGGCGGCAAAACTCGGGCTTTCCCAGTCGGCCCTCAGCCATTCCATGCGCGCCCTTGAAGAGCGAATGGGTATTCGTCTGCTCACCCGTACCACCCGTAGCGTCTCGCCGACGGAGGCGGGAGAACGGCTGATTGAGCGGATCGGCCCGCATTTTCAGGATATCGAAAATGAACTCAGCAGCCTGAAAGATATGCGTGACATTCCGGCGGGCAATATCCGTCTCACCGCGGGCGAGCATGCGGTGGATTACGTGCTATGGCCGGTGCTGCGAGATTTTATGGCCCGCTGGCCGGACATTAACGTAGAGGTCACGGTGGACAACGCGTTGATGGATATCGTCACGCAGCGCTTCGACGCCGGTATCCGGCTGGGGGAGGCGGTGGCGAAGGATATGATCGCCATTCCCGTCAGCCCGCCAATGCGGATGGTGGTCGTCGGTTCGCCAGCGTACCTCCGCCAGCGCGGGACGCCCGTGGTACCTGCGGATCTTCAGCAGCATCGCTGCGTCAATATGCGGCTGCCGACGGCGGGTGGCCTGCTGCCGTGGGAGTTTTCACGCGACGGAAAAGCGCTGAAGGTCAGGGTGGAAGGTCAGTTAACAATCAACGCGTTGCATCACCGTATCGAAGCCGCTCGTGATGGCATGGGGCTGGTTTATATTCCGGAAGATAGCATTGCGCGGGAGATCGCCAACGGCGAGCTGGTCCGCGTGCTGGATGAGTGGTGCGAGCCGTTTCCGGGATATTATCTCTACTACCCCAGTCGCCGGCAGCACACCACCGCGTTTTCACTGTTCGTTGAGGCTATGCGATTGCCTTAA